The genomic window TTATACTTTCGATATTTTATTGAGACAGAACCAGCTTTCTGACGCCGTAAAACTTTCAGAAAAATTACCTGATCAACCCTTTATTTTGGATCATTGCGGAAAACCGGATTTGAAAACAAATGACTTGAAAGATTGGAAATCAAATATTTCAGAGCTCGCTAAAAACTCCAACATTTATTGTAAAGTTTCAGGACTTTTAACGCAGGGAAATTGGGATACTATTGATGAAAAGTCAATTTTTAAAGTTTTGGATTTTATTTTTTCACAATTCGGAATTAAGCATACGGTTTTCGGGAGCGACTGGCCAGTGATGTTATTGGGAGGAAATTATGCTTTGTGGCTGGAATTGATTACAAAATATTTGACACAGTTTTCCAAAGAAGAACAGCAACTTTTTTTCGCTGGAAATGCTGTGGAATTCTACAATTTATGATTTTTTTCACCACAAAAGTCACAAAAGATTTTAACACATGAGTCACATTAGATTTAAGTTTAAAACTTTGAGAATATTTAGAACACATCAGTTTAAAATGAATGTATTAAAACCTTTTTGGTCTTGGCTAAGTAAAACGCCTTTGCAAACTTAAAAGCATTTAGTAATTAGAAAAAACCTTAGCGCACTTTGCGTTTAAAACAATTATAATCAAAACATGAACTTAAATCTCGACCATAAAATAATCATCGTAAGCGGCGGTGCAAAAGGCATCGGAAACGCCATTACAAAAATCTTAGCCGAAGAAAAAGCATTGCCCATCATCATCGGCAGAAACAAAAATGACAACAAAAAAGCGGTTCAGGAAATCGTTGATCAAGGCGGAAAAGTTGATTGTGTTACCGCCGAACTTTCCCAACCCGATGAATGCAAAAAAGCGATCGAAGAAGTCATAAAAAAATACGGAAAGATCGATGGTATCGTGAATAATGCCGGTGTCAACGATGGTGTAGGTCTGGAGAATGGTTCATACGAAAAATTCATAGAATCCTATCATAAAAATGTGGTGCATTATTACCTTTTGGTGCATCATGCACTTCCCTATCTTAAGGAAAGCAAAGGTTCAATTGTGAATATCGGCAGCAAAACTGCAGAAACCGGGCAAGGAGGAACGTCGGGTTATGCCGCTGCGAATGGCGCCAGAAACGCCCTGACAAGAGAATGGGCGGTCGAACTTTTGCCTTACAGCATTCGTGTCAATGCCATTATCGTCGCTGAAGCCTGGACACCGCTCTATCAATCGTGGATTTCTACCTTTGAAAATCCGGAGGAAAAATTAAGCAGCATTACTTCAAAAATACCGTTGGAAAACAGAATGACAACTTCCGAGGAAATTGCGAATATGGCAGCGTTTCTGTTATCGGAAAGATCTTCGCATACAACAGGACAGTTGATTCATGTGGATGGTGGGTATGTGCATTTGGATAGGAGTTTGGGGTAATAATTTTATCAAATAAAAAGAAATTAATAAATTTGTTTAAAACAAAAAGATGGAATCTGCTACATTAAAAAACATTAACAAAATTCTTAAAGATGCTCCGGAAAGTATTTTGGAAAGAATTTTAGGTTATATTGAAGGAATTTTAGAAGAAGAAAATACTGATTTTAAACTTTCTGATGAGCAAAAAGAAAGTCTTCGGCAAATTAAAAAACGATCCTACGAACAACACACAGAAATTGATGCTTTTTTAAATGAAATGAGCTCAAAATATGGCATTTAAAATTATCATTTCTGATGAAGCAAAAACAGATCTAGAACATTCCTATCTTT from Chryseobacterium wanjuense includes these protein-coding regions:
- a CDS encoding L-fucose dehydrogenase encodes the protein MNLNLDHKIIIVSGGAKGIGNAITKILAEEKALPIIIGRNKNDNKKAVQEIVDQGGKVDCVTAELSQPDECKKAIEEVIKKYGKIDGIVNNAGVNDGVGLENGSYEKFIESYHKNVVHYYLLVHHALPYLKESKGSIVNIGSKTAETGQGGTSGYAAANGARNALTREWAVELLPYSIRVNAIIVAEAWTPLYQSWISTFENPEEKLSSITSKIPLENRMTTSEEIANMAAFLLSERSSHTTGQLIHVDGGYVHLDRSLG
- a CDS encoding amidohydrolase family protein, with the protein product MIIDSHVHFWKFDPVRDAWITEDMTTIRKDFLPEDFSLYLKEKSTEGCIAVQADQSDEETTFLINLAKENSFIKGVVGWIDLTSEKLEESLQNYQSEKLIKGFRHIAEGEEIGFLLQKNVLNGIATLHQYGYTFDILLRQNQLSDAVKLSEKLPDQPFILDHCGKPDLKTNDLKDWKSNISELAKNSNIYCKVSGLLTQGNWDTIDEKSIFKVLDFIFSQFGIKHTVFGSDWPVMLLGGNYALWLELITKYLTQFSKEEQQLFFAGNAVEFYNL